A genomic segment from uncultured Alistipes sp. encodes:
- a CDS encoding DUF3127 domain-containing protein produces the protein MEFEGTVYKIMPVTKGTSARGEWQRQDVVFEMNEGSFTRKICVTFFNKPDDVARLKEGAAYHVSVNIESREYNGRWYTDIRAWRIQPKQQEAAAPIPDLPPIVEEPAYTPAQEADDLPF, from the coding sequence ATGGAATTCGAAGGAACCGTCTACAAGATAATGCCGGTCACGAAGGGCACTTCGGCCCGAGGGGAATGGCAGCGTCAGGATGTCGTTTTCGAGATGAACGAAGGGTCGTTCACGCGCAAGATCTGCGTCACCTTCTTCAACAAGCCCGACGACGTAGCCCGACTGAAGGAGGGCGCCGCCTACCACGTCTCGGTGAACATCGAGTCGCGGGAGTACAACGGCCGCTGGTACACCGATATTCGCGCCTGGCGCATTCAGCCCAAGCAGCAGGAGGCTGCAGCTCCGATACCGGATCTGCCGCCCATCGTCGAGGAGCCGGCCTATACACCCGCTCAGGAGGCCGACGACCTTCCCTTCTAA
- a CDS encoding imidazole glycerol phosphate synthase subunit HisH, with product MIAVVDYDTGNLRSVADALRRAGAEFTLTAAPAVLRAADRVILPGVGEASSAMAKLRERGLDSVIPALTCPVLGICIGMQLMCLSSEEGDAECLGIFPTRVRRLDADPEFASVCGGHPELPDADSRTAAPEGTPAASRLKVPHVGWNTVTALRTSLFSGLPEESYVYYVHSYAADLCTATAATTEYGRQFSAALARDNFYGTQFHPEKSGAAGATIIGNFLKLQP from the coding sequence ATGATAGCCGTTGTCGATTACGATACGGGCAACCTGCGCTCGGTTGCCGATGCGCTCCGGCGGGCCGGAGCGGAGTTCACGCTCACAGCCGCCCCGGCCGTGCTGCGCGCCGCCGACCGGGTGATCCTCCCGGGTGTGGGCGAAGCGTCAAGCGCCATGGCGAAGCTGCGGGAGCGGGGTCTGGACAGCGTGATCCCGGCGCTCACGTGCCCCGTTCTGGGGATCTGCATCGGGATGCAGCTCATGTGCCTTTCGAGCGAGGAGGGCGACGCCGAATGCCTGGGGATCTTCCCCACGCGGGTGCGCCGCCTCGACGCCGATCCGGAATTTGCATCCGTTTGCGGCGGGCATCCGGAACTTCCCGACGCGGACAGCCGCACCGCCGCTCCGGAGGGCACGCCGGCCGCATCCCGGCTGAAAGTGCCCCATGTGGGATGGAATACGGTCACGGCATTGCGCACGTCGCTCTTCTCGGGGCTTCCGGAGGAGAGCTACGTCTACTACGTGCACTCCTATGCGGCGGACCTCTGCACGGCGACGGCCGCCACGACGGAGTACGGGCGGCAGTTCAGTGCGGCGCTGGCGCGTGACAACTTCTACGGCACACAGTTCCACCCGGAGAAGAGCGGCGCGGCGGGAGCGACAATAATCGGTAATTTTTTAAAACTCCAACCATGA
- the hisA gene encoding 1-(5-phosphoribosyl)-5-[(5-phosphoribosylamino)methylideneamino]imidazole-4-carboxamide isomerase, whose translation MNITIIPATDLIDGQCVRLTQGDYASRKTYYRDPLDAALRFEQAGIRRLHMVDLDGAKASEPRNLRVLERVATRTSLEVQYGGGIKSREALDSVFNAGARRAICGSIAVRHPELFAQWLTEFGPERLILGADIRDGKVAVQGWLETASTSAAELIEEFLPQGVAQVICTDISRDGMLCGPSAEFYAALQQQFPTVEITVSGGISSLEDILRLDEKGLRSVIVGKALYEGRITLEELERCLQNG comes from the coding sequence ATGAATATCACGATTATACCGGCTACGGACCTGATCGACGGCCAGTGCGTGCGGCTGACGCAGGGCGACTACGCCAGCCGGAAGACCTACTACCGCGATCCGCTCGATGCGGCCCTACGCTTCGAGCAGGCGGGGATCCGCCGCCTGCACATGGTCGACCTCGACGGCGCGAAGGCCTCCGAACCGCGGAATCTCCGGGTCCTGGAGCGCGTGGCGACACGCACCTCGCTCGAAGTGCAGTACGGCGGCGGCATCAAGAGCCGCGAAGCCCTCGACAGCGTCTTCAATGCCGGGGCTCGGCGGGCCATCTGCGGCAGCATCGCCGTGCGCCATCCGGAGCTTTTCGCCCAATGGCTCACGGAGTTCGGGCCCGAACGGCTGATCCTCGGGGCCGACATCCGCGACGGAAAGGTGGCCGTGCAGGGGTGGCTCGAAACCGCCTCGACAAGCGCCGCCGAGCTGATCGAAGAGTTCCTGCCACAAGGTGTTGCGCAGGTTATCTGCACCGATATTTCACGTGACGGCATGCTCTGCGGCCCCTCGGCGGAGTTCTATGCCGCCCTGCAGCAGCAGTTCCCGACGGTCGAAATCACCGTCAGCGGCGGAATCTCGTCGCTGGAGGACATCCTCCGGCTCGACGAAAAAGGTCTGCGGAGCGTCATCGTCGGCAAGGCGCTCTACGAAGGACGTATCACCCTTGAAGAACTCGAACGATGCTTGCAAAACGGATAA
- the nhaA gene encoding Na+/H+ antiporter NhaA, with product MRLFSMYRWVRGRHALGLRGRNFIEAPWAGGVVLVVCVLIAMLLANLPATKGYYHDLLETDLSLIIRSPQGLIDWVFPRGMDVETFVNDCLMVIFFFTVGLEIKREVVNGQLSSVRRAILPVLAAAGGMLAPAVIFTLFNYGTAAANGWGIPTATDIAFAIGIMSILGDRVPVSLKIFLTALAVADDLGAILVIALFYGGKVQLDLLLLAVAIMVVVYFMNRMGEKRMIFYLVPAIVVWSLFYYSGVHSTISGVAMAMLIPMEPRYSKEYYTHKMDWLKARLLQAGNEESFPNEEQRFYLRRMSHLTANSIGMSYRLENALSPYVTFLILPIFALANAGVEITSLEYINIFHYSAEIGSVGMGVFFGLLIGKPLGIFLASWAAVRSGLAEMPAGANWRMLFAVACLGGIGFTMSLFVDSLAYTDPDLIDRGKIAILMGSVAAAIFGGLLILFISRKNQKA from the coding sequence ATGCGGCTCTTTTCCATGTACCGTTGGGTACGCGGTCGACACGCACTCGGCCTTCGCGGACGCAACTTCATCGAGGCCCCCTGGGCGGGAGGTGTTGTTCTGGTCGTCTGCGTCCTTATCGCCATGTTGCTGGCGAACCTTCCAGCGACGAAAGGCTACTACCACGATCTGCTCGAAACGGACCTTTCGCTGATCATCCGCTCCCCGCAGGGGCTGATCGACTGGGTTTTCCCGCGCGGAATGGACGTCGAGACGTTCGTCAACGACTGCCTGATGGTGATCTTCTTCTTCACGGTGGGTCTCGAAATCAAGCGTGAGGTCGTCAACGGACAGCTTTCGAGCGTGCGCCGGGCGATCCTTCCGGTGCTGGCCGCAGCGGGCGGAATGCTGGCCCCGGCCGTGATCTTCACGCTGTTCAACTACGGGACGGCGGCTGCCAACGGATGGGGAATCCCCACGGCCACCGACATCGCATTTGCCATCGGCATCATGTCGATCCTCGGCGACCGGGTCCCGGTTTCGTTGAAAATATTCCTTACGGCCCTGGCCGTGGCGGATGACCTGGGGGCGATTCTGGTCATCGCGCTCTTCTACGGCGGGAAGGTGCAGCTGGATCTGCTGCTGCTGGCCGTGGCCATCATGGTGGTGGTCTATTTCATGAACAGGATGGGCGAGAAGCGGATGATCTTCTACCTGGTCCCCGCCATCGTGGTCTGGAGCCTGTTCTACTATTCGGGCGTCCATTCGACGATCTCGGGCGTGGCCATGGCGATGCTCATCCCGATGGAGCCCCGCTACAGCAAGGAGTACTATACACACAAGATGGACTGGCTGAAGGCGCGGCTGCTGCAGGCCGGGAACGAGGAGTCCTTCCCCAACGAGGAGCAGCGTTTTTACCTGCGCCGGATGTCCCACCTGACGGCGAATTCGATCGGCATGAGCTACCGCCTTGAAAATGCCCTGTCGCCGTATGTGACGTTCCTGATCCTGCCGATTTTCGCGCTGGCGAATGCCGGGGTGGAGATCACCTCGCTGGAGTACATCAACATTTTCCACTACTCGGCGGAGATCGGATCGGTGGGCATGGGCGTCTTCTTCGGACTGCTGATCGGCAAGCCGCTGGGGATTTTCCTGGCAAGCTGGGCTGCGGTCCGTTCGGGGCTGGCCGAGATGCCTGCGGGTGCCAACTGGCGGATGCTCTTTGCCGTGGCGTGCCTGGGAGGTATCGGTTTCACGATGTCGCTGTTCGTGGATTCGCTGGCCTATACGGATCCGGACCTGATCGACCGGGGCAAGATCGCCATTCTGATGGGTTCGGTGGCTGCCGCAATCTTCGGAGGCCTCCTGATTCTGTTCATTTCGCGTAAGAACCAAAAAGCATGA
- a CDS encoding FKBP-type peptidyl-prolyl cis-trans isomerase N-terminal domain-containing protein, with translation MKKVFFVAALAGAALLASCGGNKTGVQMGSLSKFDSLSYALGANIGYGINYEMKDIPFDFKAVDEGIREGALGKASQPHEDALKMLQEYFMSKRGMRAQAIAKKRAEADSIRLAGGDSTKVEYPAADPEMFESEEERTDLSYAFGSDIGYNIAQSGMPIQLVWIVEAMQNVRDNNAKMNEDAVNQYLQYYFMIKRPAENAAASKAWLEKIEKKSGVKKTESGLLYKVNNMGDTTVMAKDPRDVVKVHYTGRTREGKVFDTSKFANRTKEQQEMLKQRRPDDYDKDEPVEFPLNRVIPGWTEGMQLVGKGGTITLWIPSDLAYGPRGAGRDIGPNEALEFEVELIDVTPYEEPAPADSTATAETPAVEPAK, from the coding sequence ATGAAAAAAGTCTTTTTTGTTGCAGCACTTGCGGGTGCGGCACTGCTCGCCTCCTGCGGGGGCAACAAGACCGGAGTTCAGATGGGCAGCCTGTCGAAATTCGACTCGCTGTCGTATGCGCTGGGCGCGAACATCGGTTACGGGATCAACTACGAGATGAAGGATATTCCGTTCGACTTCAAGGCCGTGGACGAGGGTATCCGGGAAGGCGCCCTGGGCAAGGCTTCGCAGCCGCACGAGGATGCGCTGAAGATGCTGCAGGAATATTTCATGTCGAAGCGCGGGATGCGCGCTCAGGCCATCGCCAAGAAGCGTGCCGAGGCGGACAGCATCCGTCTTGCAGGGGGTGATTCCACGAAGGTGGAGTATCCGGCCGCCGATCCGGAGATGTTCGAGTCGGAGGAGGAGCGCACCGACCTGTCGTATGCCTTCGGCAGCGACATCGGCTACAACATTGCCCAGAGCGGTATGCCGATCCAGCTGGTTTGGATTGTCGAGGCGATGCAGAACGTCCGCGACAACAACGCCAAGATGAATGAGGATGCCGTGAACCAGTACCTGCAGTACTACTTCATGATAAAGCGCCCCGCAGAGAACGCTGCCGCTTCGAAGGCCTGGCTGGAGAAGATCGAGAAGAAATCGGGCGTGAAGAAGACCGAATCGGGCCTGCTCTACAAGGTGAACAACATGGGCGATACGACGGTGATGGCCAAGGATCCGCGCGACGTGGTGAAGGTCCACTATACGGGCCGCACCCGTGAGGGCAAGGTTTTCGATACGTCGAAATTCGCAAACCGCACGAAGGAGCAGCAGGAGATGCTCAAGCAGCGCCGTCCGGACGACTACGACAAGGACGAGCCTGTGGAATTCCCGCTGAACCGCGTCATCCCGGGCTGGACCGAGGGTATGCAGCTCGTGGGCAAGGGCGGAACGATCACGCTGTGGATCCCCTCCGACCTGGCTTACGGCCCGCGCGGTGCCGGTCGTGACATCGGCCCGAACGAGGCGCTGGAGTTCGAGGTCGAGTTGATCGACGTGACTCCGTATGAGGAGCCGGCGCCTGCCGATTCGACGGCAACGGCCGAGACGCCTGCCGTAGAACCCGCGAAATAG
- a CDS encoding FKBP-type peptidyl-prolyl cis-trans isomerase N-terminal domain-containing protein, whose amino-acid sequence MKRILLFAAAVLAVGCSKKSTNGVKLKSDLDSVAYVIGMNVGLNLQRMDSTLNVAAVCEGIRDIFEGDPRMTVEAAETFYLSYVNYALPEKARAYEEQFLADIAKSNRSYARTSSGVTYTVEEVGDQDRIPTSDRDSVVLRWVIRTADGKDIVSSYEQGDTVRSALRNLNRGVQESLKLIGAGGRIQAWMPADMAYGAEGDEALGIGPNATLYYEIELLDVDKYANRFRRR is encoded by the coding sequence ATGAAACGAATTCTTTTGTTTGCGGCGGCCGTGTTGGCCGTCGGCTGTTCGAAGAAGTCGACGAACGGCGTGAAACTGAAATCCGACCTCGATTCGGTGGCGTATGTCATCGGCATGAATGTGGGTCTGAACCTGCAGCGTATGGATTCGACGCTCAACGTGGCGGCGGTCTGCGAGGGGATTCGGGACATTTTCGAGGGAGACCCGCGCATGACGGTCGAGGCGGCGGAGACCTTCTACCTGAGCTACGTGAACTACGCGCTCCCGGAGAAAGCCCGGGCCTACGAGGAGCAGTTCCTGGCCGACATTGCGAAGTCGAACCGTTCGTATGCACGGACCTCTTCGGGCGTGACCTACACGGTCGAGGAGGTCGGGGACCAGGACCGGATCCCGACGTCGGACCGGGACAGCGTGGTGCTGCGCTGGGTGATCCGCACGGCCGATGGAAAGGATATCGTCTCCTCCTATGAGCAGGGCGATACGGTGCGGTCGGCGCTCCGGAATCTGAACCGCGGCGTGCAGGAGAGTTTGAAGCTGATCGGTGCGGGGGGCAGGATCCAGGCGTGGATGCCCGCCGACATGGCCTACGGTGCCGAGGGGGACGAGGCGCTGGGCATCGGCCCGAATGCCACGCTTTACTACGAGATCGAGTTGCTGGATGTGGATAAATACGCGAATCGGTTCCGCCGCAGATAA
- the hisF gene encoding imidazole glycerol phosphate synthase subunit HisF, translating into MLAKRIIPCLDIRDGQTVKGIHFEGLRQVGDPVELGAKYAAQGADELVYLDISASEEGRRTFTGLVTRIAARIDIPFTVGGGISSVEDAGRLLDAGADKVTVNSAAVRNPSLIDAIAAKYGSQFIVAAIDARQVDGRWVVTTHGGKRPTDRELFTWARETVERGAGEILFTSMDHDGTKNGYPCETFARLAGLPVPIIASGGAGTVDHIAEVLTRGRADAALAASIFHYDEIPIPVLKRALNQRGIPVRL; encoded by the coding sequence ATGCTTGCAAAACGGATAATTCCCTGCCTGGACATCCGCGACGGTCAGACCGTCAAGGGAATCCACTTCGAGGGGCTGCGGCAGGTCGGCGACCCCGTGGAGCTGGGCGCGAAGTACGCCGCACAGGGGGCCGACGAACTGGTCTACCTCGACATCAGCGCCTCGGAGGAGGGGCGCCGGACCTTCACCGGTCTGGTCACCCGCATCGCGGCCCGCATCGACATCCCCTTCACCGTCGGGGGCGGCATCTCCTCGGTGGAGGATGCCGGGCGGCTGCTCGACGCCGGGGCCGACAAGGTGACGGTCAACAGCGCCGCCGTGCGCAACCCGTCGCTGATCGACGCCATTGCGGCCAAATACGGTTCGCAATTCATCGTGGCGGCGATCGACGCCCGGCAGGTCGACGGCCGCTGGGTTGTCACGACCCATGGCGGCAAACGCCCCACCGACCGCGAACTCTTCACGTGGGCCCGGGAGACCGTCGAGCGCGGCGCCGGGGAGATCCTCTTCACCTCGATGGACCACGACGGCACGAAAAACGGCTACCCTTGCGAGACCTTCGCGCGGCTGGCCGGGCTGCCCGTGCCGATCATCGCCTCGGGCGGTGCCGGGACCGTGGACCACATCGCCGAGGTCCTCACCCGCGGACGGGCCGATGCCGCCCTGGCCGCCAGCATCTTCCATTACGACGAAATCCCGATCCCCGTCCTGAAGCGAGCGTTGAACCAACGGGGCATCCCCGTCCGACTTTAA
- the hisB gene encoding bifunctional histidinol-phosphatase/imidazoleglycerol-phosphate dehydratase HisB, translating into MKKALFIDRDGTIITEPADEQIDSLDKLTFVPGAISGLKALAGLDFELVLATNQDGLGTGSFPEATFWPAHEKMLATLGGEGIRFDDALIDRTFERDNAPTRKPRTGMFTRYLNGAYDLSGSYVIGDRVTDLQLARNLGARGILLRPAEEGRRMAEEAGVAETCVLATDSWAEIAEFIRRGERRVEVQRNTRETQIRVQLDLDGRGDFNDRISTGLRFLDHMLSQIAHHGGVSLAVEAHGDLDIDEHHTVEDVAITLGEAIDRALGSKAGIARYGFALPMDDCRALVLLDFGGRIDFEWEAEFRRERVGDVPTELFRHFFQSLCCAARCNLQIAARGENDHHKAEAIFKAFARALRMAVQRQGFGYDIPSSKGVL; encoded by the coding sequence CTGAAAAAAGCCCTCTTCATCGACCGCGACGGCACGATCATCACGGAACCGGCCGACGAACAGATCGACAGCCTCGACAAGCTGACGTTCGTTCCGGGCGCCATCTCGGGACTCAAGGCCCTCGCGGGACTGGATTTCGAGTTGGTGCTGGCTACGAACCAGGACGGCCTGGGGACCGGCTCCTTCCCGGAGGCGACCTTCTGGCCGGCGCACGAAAAGATGCTTGCGACGCTCGGCGGCGAAGGCATCCGCTTCGACGACGCACTCATCGACCGCACCTTCGAGCGCGACAACGCCCCGACGCGCAAACCCCGCACGGGGATGTTTACCCGCTACCTGAACGGGGCATACGACCTCTCCGGAAGCTACGTCATCGGCGACCGCGTGACGGACCTCCAGCTGGCCCGCAACCTCGGGGCGCGGGGCATCCTGCTCCGCCCGGCGGAGGAGGGCCGGCGGATGGCGGAGGAGGCGGGGGTTGCAGAGACCTGCGTGCTGGCGACCGACTCGTGGGCGGAGATTGCGGAGTTCATCCGCCGCGGGGAGCGGCGCGTGGAGGTGCAGCGCAACACGCGCGAGACGCAGATCCGCGTACAACTGGACCTCGACGGCCGGGGCGACTTCAACGACCGCATCTCGACGGGCCTGCGCTTCCTGGACCACATGCTCTCGCAGATCGCCCACCACGGCGGGGTCTCGCTGGCGGTGGAGGCGCACGGCGACCTCGACATCGACGAACACCACACCGTGGAGGACGTGGCCATCACGCTGGGCGAAGCCATCGACCGGGCGCTGGGCTCGAAGGCCGGGATCGCCCGCTACGGCTTCGCGCTGCCGATGGACGACTGCCGGGCGCTGGTGCTGCTCGACTTCGGGGGCCGGATCGACTTCGAGTGGGAGGCGGAATTCCGCCGCGAACGGGTGGGCGACGTCCCTACGGAACTGTTCCGCCACTTCTTCCAGTCGCTGTGCTGCGCCGCGCGCTGCAACCTGCAGATCGCGGCCCGGGGCGAGAACGACCACCACAAGGCCGAAGCGATCTTCAAGGCCTTCGCCCGGGCGCTGCGCATGGCCGTACAGCGGCAAGGCTTCGGATACGACATACCCAGCAGCAAAGGAGTCCTATGA
- a CDS encoding agmatinase family protein, producing the protein MEQKTFDPDGVGVATGTYFGLPFEPETSELVLISAPWDVTVSYGAGTAYAPDAIIEASTQLDFHDPLAPGVWRRGIATADVDYTLLELSQRLRSDAERVIDHLEGGGSLDDDHVVRKVRRVNEGSRTLNANIEAQAARWLDAGKIVGLVGGDHSTPYGLIRALGARHASFGILHIDAHCDLREAYEGFEYSHASIMYNVLRDIPQVTRLVQVAVRDFSATEAALAASSERIETFDDLSLSGGRFRGETWDAQCREIVERLPEEVYVSFDIDGLTLENCPHTGTPVCGGLGFNEAIWLLDTLARSGRRIIGFDIVEVAPSPEGRIDAIAGARMLWKLCGLTLKSNNQQNQK; encoded by the coding sequence ATGGAACAGAAAACCTTCGACCCGGATGGCGTGGGTGTGGCCACCGGAACCTATTTCGGCCTGCCGTTCGAACCCGAGACCTCGGAACTGGTGCTGATCTCGGCGCCGTGGGACGTGACGGTCTCCTACGGGGCGGGAACGGCCTATGCCCCGGATGCGATCATCGAGGCGTCGACGCAGCTGGATTTCCACGATCCCCTGGCCCCGGGTGTCTGGCGCCGGGGTATCGCCACGGCCGACGTGGACTATACGCTGCTGGAGCTTTCGCAGCGCCTGCGGAGCGATGCCGAACGGGTGATCGACCACCTCGAAGGGGGCGGAAGCCTCGATGACGACCATGTGGTGCGGAAGGTCCGCCGGGTGAACGAAGGGAGCCGGACCCTGAACGCCAACATCGAGGCCCAGGCCGCCCGGTGGCTCGATGCGGGGAAGATCGTGGGGCTGGTCGGCGGCGACCATTCGACGCCCTACGGCCTGATCCGGGCCCTGGGAGCCCGCCACGCCTCGTTCGGGATCCTGCACATCGATGCCCACTGCGATCTGCGCGAAGCCTACGAGGGTTTCGAATACTCCCATGCCTCGATCATGTACAACGTGCTGCGCGACATCCCGCAGGTGACGCGCCTGGTGCAGGTCGCTGTCCGGGACTTCAGCGCCACGGAGGCTGCGCTGGCCGCCTCGTCGGAGCGAATCGAGACCTTCGACGACCTGTCGCTGTCCGGGGGGCGGTTCCGGGGCGAGACGTGGGATGCGCAGTGCCGGGAGATCGTCGAACGGCTTCCGGAGGAGGTCTACGTGAGTTTCGACATCGACGGCCTGACGCTCGAGAACTGCCCCCATACGGGAACCCCGGTGTGCGGGGGGCTGGGATTCAACGAGGCGATCTGGCTGCTCGACACGCTGGCGCGTTCGGGCCGCCGGATCATAGGGTTCGATATCGTGGAGGTCGCTCCGTCCCCGGAGGGGCGCATCGACGCCATTGCGGGAGCCCGCATGTTGTGGAAGCTGTGCGGCCTGACCCTCAAATCCAATAATCAACAAAATCAGAAATAG
- the hisIE gene encoding bifunctional phosphoribosyl-AMP cyclohydrolase/phosphoribosyl-ATP diphosphatase HisIE, with protein MKIQAVPFSELNLEKLPDGLVPAVIQDARTLQVLMLGYMNREAYEKSLAEGRVTFYSRSRQCLWTKGETSGHWLDIVSVAADCDADTLLVRVIPHGPTCHTGSKTCFGEAVPETEGFIRYLQSVIQGRHAEMPEGSYTSKLFTRGVNKIAQKVGEEAVETVIEAVAGNRDAMIYEASDLIYHLLVLLEATGCTIADLERELARRHS; from the coding sequence ATGAAAATCCAAGCCGTTCCGTTCTCGGAACTCAACCTCGAAAAACTCCCCGACGGACTTGTTCCGGCCGTCATTCAGGATGCCCGCACCCTGCAGGTGCTGATGCTGGGCTACATGAACCGCGAGGCCTACGAAAAGAGCCTCGCCGAAGGGCGCGTCACCTTCTACAGCCGTTCGCGGCAATGCCTCTGGACCAAGGGCGAGACCAGCGGCCACTGGCTCGACATCGTTTCGGTGGCCGCCGACTGCGATGCCGACACGCTCCTCGTGCGGGTCATCCCCCACGGCCCCACCTGCCACACCGGATCGAAAACCTGCTTCGGAGAGGCCGTGCCCGAGACCGAAGGCTTCATCCGTTACCTGCAGAGCGTCATCCAGGGGCGCCACGCCGAGATGCCCGAAGGCTCCTACACCTCGAAACTCTTCACGCGCGGCGTGAACAAGATCGCCCAGAAGGTCGGCGAAGAGGCCGTCGAGACGGTTATCGAAGCCGTGGCCGGGAACCGCGACGCCATGATTTACGAGGCTTCGGACCTCATCTACCACCTGCTCGTGCTGCTCGAAGCCACCGGCTGCACGATTGCCGACCTCGAACGCGAACTGGCCCGCCGTCACTCCTGA
- a CDS encoding transposase: MSKKRKIRCPHCGFLETIKWGTRSGCSRYYCKNCGSYFTDRRDWISDKNKFIWFARWVRGKQRICDLASESGYSERTLKRYFYRLLPQCPLWQIQRREKVNLLIDGTYFSNKICLVVYRDHNIKMTLLYRITRSETLRDLKADLTAIRDVGIQIESVTCDGSPNIIKAVREVCPEAILQRCTVHVAREIETWITRKPQTVAAQELLELVHLLNGVQTHDEAQLWIRAFIDWYRRHEPFINEKTVDELSGRWWFTHKMLHRSVSHIKRAIPDLFSYTRYPNVPKSSNSIESFFGHLKDNLRIHRGLSEQHFKDFVKWYLFLNSNDGIIKKRK; encoded by the coding sequence ATGTCAAAAAAACGAAAAATACGCTGTCCTCATTGTGGCTTTTTAGAGACAATAAAATGGGGTACTCGTAGCGGTTGCAGCCGCTATTATTGTAAGAATTGTGGCAGCTATTTTACGGATCGTCGAGACTGGATTTCCGATAAAAACAAGTTTATATGGTTCGCGCGTTGGGTTCGCGGTAAACAGCGTATTTGTGACCTTGCGAGTGAGAGCGGATACAGCGAACGCACCCTAAAAAGATACTTCTATCGGCTCTTGCCCCAGTGCCCTTTATGGCAGATACAGCGACGCGAGAAGGTAAATCTTCTGATCGACGGCACCTACTTCTCAAATAAGATTTGTCTGGTTGTATATCGGGATCACAACATCAAGATGACCCTCCTCTATCGCATAACCAGGAGTGAAACGCTGCGGGATTTGAAAGCAGACCTAACGGCTATACGCGATGTCGGCATTCAAATTGAGAGTGTCACCTGTGATGGATCTCCCAATATCATAAAAGCGGTGCGGGAAGTGTGTCCGGAGGCGATCTTGCAGCGTTGTACGGTACATGTAGCGCGAGAGATAGAGACGTGGATTACACGCAAACCACAGACCGTAGCGGCACAGGAACTCCTCGAACTGGTGCACTTGTTAAATGGAGTACAAACACATGATGAGGCACAGTTATGGATACGGGCTTTTATTGACTGGTATCGGCGACACGAACCATTTATCAATGAAAAAACCGTAGATGAGCTGTCGGGAAGATGGTGGTTTACGCATAAGATGCTGCATCGAAGTGTCTCGCATATCAAGCGTGCCATACCCGATCTGTTTTCATACACGCGATACCCTAATGTACCTAAATCTTCAAATTCTATTGAGTCGTTCTTCGGTCACTTGAAGGATAATTTAAGAATCCATCGTGGACTCTCGGAACAACATTTTAAGGACTTTGTAAAGTGGTATCTTTTCCTGAACAGCAATGATGGAATTATTAAGAAACGCAAATGA